The following are encoded together in the Bradymonas sediminis genome:
- a CDS encoding AAA family ATPase, with product MKPLAHKVLFGTDGTLKTAAFSAEARALLERMGEWLQQIERRIYLPLDLLIILLEYGSPDLDILIAEGSDGVVKPADVLPRLRVLAREIEEEPTQEAPVLHREFFSRGFIRILEEAYDMSRGAGEATIGLTALARCVSWRAEATESASIRWAIRRLSEGKGDQLFDKKGLLAEPVFGDSAWRILQGAMQIAVAHGTPFLGTPHLIAMLCSVNHSIMWRAAKARGLEPGRLRDELLRLIGNKPDPIPAFLVGRKTLTPRMIRMLSFAAERAEEGEVGERDLIEAFLEDGGSSLELIQALGLESEIRQALGDPKMLEQEFAVDAAIDFAAKRQLTPTLDMLGRDLTEEAILGSLPPIVGRDIELQRVINILLRREQRNPLLCGEAGVGKTALAVGLAQRIALGQVPKKLQGYRVIELNGASLMSGTSYRGDLELRIKSLLEESRKDVILFIDEAHAVFAPRSSSNSPAAVPNHFKRALASGDIAVVGATTEAEYHRWFEQDSALKRRFERIEIKEPTEPMVRDILSALAPEFEVDYEVAVDAAAIEAAIELSVRYLPEQRLPDKAKKLLMDACIARANDLEVPGQAQAVGEVGAQSSSQASDDGQIGDERSDADERDPSKLMETNPLAPDVEVPPMQKIDFSRRVGRDDVARQVHMKTGIPLDRLLRGEINWWVGIEARLGARVLGQKDSIRQIAHALVSSRLRNAGKMRPMAVLLFVGPAGVGKSTLARALAQEVFDDPKALLRVDMNDFQEAHSISRLIGSPPGYVGYEDEDLFVTPLRRRPSSVVLFEDFDRAHPQIQSRILRLIDDGEIVDTRGHRADVRNSLFILTVHADTDRSAQAIGFAGAAAGAPSASGPGKGNEAALRALPSGLASQLRDPIDAAVAFHSLGQGGDVVLELLEQRTDAFIEALRNEYRLAVQIDASLTEYLREQASQVADARAVEALISEHLYQPVTQALLNGEGGASPRLFWDARRAQVRVAPSDT from the coding sequence ATGAAGCCTCTCGCCCATAAAGTGCTCTTTGGCACAGATGGCACGTTGAAAACCGCCGCTTTTTCGGCCGAAGCCAGAGCTCTGTTAGAGCGCATGGGCGAGTGGCTTCAGCAGATCGAGCGGCGCATTTATTTGCCGCTCGACCTGCTGATTATCCTGCTTGAGTATGGCTCGCCGGACCTCGATATTTTGATCGCCGAGGGCAGCGACGGGGTCGTCAAGCCGGCCGATGTGCTGCCGCGCCTGCGCGTGTTGGCCCGCGAGATCGAGGAGGAGCCGACGCAAGAGGCGCCGGTGCTACATCGGGAGTTTTTCTCGCGCGGGTTTATCCGCATTTTGGAAGAAGCCTACGATATGTCGCGGGGGGCCGGAGAGGCGACGATTGGCCTGACGGCGTTGGCGCGCTGCGTGTCCTGGCGCGCGGAGGCCACCGAGTCGGCCTCGATACGTTGGGCGATTCGTCGGCTCAGTGAGGGCAAGGGCGACCAACTTTTTGATAAGAAGGGGCTCTTGGCCGAGCCGGTTTTTGGTGACTCGGCCTGGCGAATCCTGCAGGGGGCGATGCAAATCGCGGTGGCCCACGGGACGCCGTTTCTGGGGACTCCGCACCTGATCGCCATGCTCTGCTCGGTGAATCACTCGATTATGTGGCGCGCGGCGAAGGCGCGCGGGTTGGAGCCGGGGCGGCTGCGCGACGAGTTATTGCGGCTCATCGGCAATAAGCCCGATCCCATCCCGGCGTTTTTGGTCGGCCGAAAGACCCTGACCCCGCGCATGATTCGGATGCTCTCCTTTGCCGCCGAGCGCGCCGAGGAGGGTGAGGTCGGCGAGCGCGACCTGATCGAGGCGTTTTTGGAGGATGGGGGCTCGAGCCTTGAGTTGATCCAGGCGCTCGGGCTGGAGTCTGAGATCCGCCAGGCCCTGGGCGACCCGAAGATGCTGGAGCAGGAATTCGCGGTCGACGCCGCGATCGACTTCGCCGCCAAACGCCAACTCACGCCGACCCTGGATATGCTCGGGCGCGACCTCACCGAGGAGGCCATTCTGGGGAGCCTGCCGCCGATCGTCGGGCGTGATATCGAGCTGCAGCGCGTGATCAATATCTTGCTGCGCCGCGAGCAGCGAAACCCACTTCTGTGCGGCGAAGCGGGCGTCGGAAAGACCGCGCTCGCTGTGGGTTTGGCCCAGCGGATCGCGCTGGGGCAGGTGCCAAAAAAGCTGCAGGGGTACCGGGTCATCGAGCTCAACGGCGCCAGCCTGATGAGCGGCACGAGCTACCGCGGGGACCTGGAGCTGCGCATTAAGAGCCTGCTTGAGGAGTCCAGAAAAGACGTCATCCTCTTTATCGACGAGGCCCACGCCGTCTTCGCGCCGCGCTCGTCGAGCAACTCGCCGGCCGCGGTGCCCAACCATTTTAAGCGCGCGCTGGCCTCCGGCGATATCGCCGTGGTCGGGGCGACCACCGAGGCCGAGTATCACCGCTGGTTCGAGCAGGACTCGGCGCTGAAGCGGCGCTTCGAGCGCATCGAGATCAAGGAGCCCACCGAGCCGATGGTGCGCGATATCTTGAGCGCGCTGGCTCCCGAATTTGAGGTGGATTATGAGGTCGCGGTGGACGCCGCGGCCATCGAGGCGGCCATCGAGTTGTCGGTGCGTTATCTGCCCGAGCAGCGCCTGCCCGATAAGGCAAAGAAGTTGCTGATGGACGCGTGCATCGCGCGGGCCAACGACCTGGAGGTGCCCGGCCAGGCGCAGGCCGTCGGCGAGGTCGGGGCGCAGTCCTCATCCCAGGCGAGCGATGACGGACAAATTGGCGATGAGCGCAGCGACGCCGATGAGCGCGACCCCTCGAAGTTGATGGAGACCAACCCGCTGGCGCCCGACGTCGAGGTGCCGCCGATGCAGAAGATTGATTTTAGTCGACGGGTCGGGCGCGATGACGTGGCGCGTCAGGTCCATATGAAGACCGGGATTCCGCTGGACCGCCTGCTGCGCGGTGAGATCAACTGGTGGGTGGGCATCGAGGCGCGCCTGGGCGCGCGGGTGCTGGGGCAGAAGGACTCGATTCGCCAGATCGCCCACGCCCTGGTGAGTAGTCGTTTGCGCAACGCCGGCAAGATGCGCCCCATGGCGGTGCTGCTGTTTGTCGGCCCGGCAGGCGTGGGTAAATCAACCCTGGCCCGCGCCCTCGCCCAGGAGGTCTTCGACGACCCGAAGGCCCTGCTGCGCGTGGATATGAATGATTTTCAGGAGGCGCATAGCATCAGCCGGCTGATCGGCTCGCCGCCCGGCTACGTGGGCTATGAGGATGAGGATCTCTTCGTCACCCCGCTGCGCCGCCGCCCCAGCAGCGTGGTGCTCTTTGAGGATTTCGACCGCGCCCACCCGCAGATTCAATCGCGAATTTTGCGCCTGATCGATGACGGCGAGATTGTGGACACCCGCGGGCACCGGGCGGATGTGCGAAATAGTCTCTTCATCCTGACGGTCCACGCCGACACCGATCGCAGCGCGCAGGCCATCGGGTTTGCCGGCGCTGCCGCTGGCGCCCCGAGTGCCAGCGGGCCAGGCAAGGGCAATGAAGCGGCGCTGCGGGCGCTGCCGAGCGGGCTGGCGTCCCAATTGCGCGACCCGATCGACGCGGCGGTCGCGTTTCACTCGCTGGGTCAGGGCGGAGATGTCGTTCTGGAGTTGCTCGAGCAGCGCACCGATGCGTTTATCGAGGCGCTTCGAAACGAGTATCGCCTCGCGGTACAGATCGACGCGTCGCTGACCGAATACCTGCGCGAGCAGGCCTCGCAGGTGGCCGACGCGCGCGCGGTCGAGGCGCTCATCAGCGAGCACCTCTATCAGCCGGTGACCCAGGCGTTGCTAAACGGGGAGGGAGGCGCGTCGCCGCGACTCTTCTGGGACGCGCGGCGCGCGCAAGTGCGCGTCGCGCCGAGCGATACCTAA
- a CDS encoding class I SAM-dependent methyltransferase — MKKDNRAYYDEFADWYERGRDRGYHAMIDDLEVDLLGNYVVGKEVLEVGCGTGLIMNRIAGRTQSAVGIDISHGMLQQAAARGLDVAQADVTALPFEDNSFDVVYSFKVLAHVRDIDKAMSEMARVTRPGGHLILEFYNPKSLRYLAKKVAGPRKISRETDESAILTRWDDASELTRRMPDSLRLVDFSGIRIFTPTAAVHKIPLVGHALRKLEFMGRDTALKYFGGFLVVIAQKRA, encoded by the coding sequence ATGAAAAAAGACAATCGAGCGTATTACGATGAATTTGCGGATTGGTATGAGCGCGGACGTGACCGCGGCTACCACGCGATGATCGACGATCTAGAGGTCGATCTGCTGGGCAATTATGTCGTCGGAAAAGAAGTGCTCGAGGTCGGCTGCGGCACCGGCTTGATCATGAACCGCATCGCCGGGCGCACCCAGAGCGCGGTGGGCATCGACATCAGCCACGGGATGCTGCAGCAGGCCGCCGCGCGCGGGCTGGATGTGGCCCAGGCCGACGTCACCGCGCTGCCCTTTGAGGATAATTCCTTCGACGTCGTCTACAGCTTCAAGGTGCTCGCCCACGTGCGCGATATCGACAAGGCCATGAGCGAGATGGCGCGGGTCACCCGCCCGGGCGGCCATCTTATCCTGGAGTTTTATAACCCCAAGAGCCTGCGTTATCTGGCCAAGAAGGTCGCCGGGCCGCGTAAAATTTCGCGCGAGACCGACGAGAGCGCCATCCTGACCCGCTGGGACGACGCCTCCGAATTGACCCGCCGCATGCCCGACAGCCTGCGCCTGGTCGACTTCTCGGGCATTCGCATCTTCACCCCGACCGCCGCGGTCCATAAGATCCCGCTGGTCGGCCATGCGCTGCGAAAGCTCGAGTTTATGGGGCGCGACACCGCGCTTAAGTATTTTGGCGGGTTCCTGGTGGTGATCGCACAAAAGAGGGCGTGA